In Fibrobacter sp. UWR4, one DNA window encodes the following:
- a CDS encoding family 43 glycosylhydrolase, translated as MKKNFKKWIAPAAFGLFGFGLVPSAMADNPFIQTYYSPDPAPVVFGDTLCSYSGNDEGGSFFTMHGWRVSCTTDMVNWTDMNTLILEAGDFNGSAKKNSDWAAQVIRRKNAEGVYKYYYYVTVESTRGGRAINVAVSDYKEGPFKDALNGKHLAGPNWDYIDPTVWIDDDGQAYLYWGNPKLYYCPLKDNMIECDGKEKVTDMASFNGKYTEGPWIHKRGNKYYMIYAAGGIPESIDYSWSDSPTGPWEYKGVIMPSAEPGSAFTVHSGIVDFKGRSFFFYHNQRRVPSAGGYSRTSAVEEFTWGADGTIPTIRMTDEGVTKPIKNLDPYTRVEAETKAWVEGITVDKAGGYTIIKNVDAEGKTVFLTNMNAGSWTKVRSVDMSDGADNIVVCTKGGSGKIELHSGSATGPLMSTIDVPASSDWQENSFPVTGADGVADLYFVFKSGNFKFDYWYMESTAQAVPQEPFNGKAFAIPGIIQAEEFDKPGKGRGNQSFSDKDAENHGDGDMRKDDAPAVDLYKKSGDRVVVGYIQEGEWLEYTIDVAEKGDYTMFAAVASDGGSKFKLSLDGDDITSDIEVPAAKKEEGAEQNFDDYSKVQANVTLPAGKHILRFTATADWFDVDYFNFESGKDAEDKAPIGSNTEPGEELAIAKVKGVFDMNATYHVFDMQGKKLGIVRSNGMPISAAMMQAGFVKGVYMVRGVTSKKSQLVNLK; from the coding sequence ATGAAAAAGAACTTCAAGAAGTGGATTGCCCCGGCTGCATTTGGTCTGTTTGGCTTTGGTTTGGTGCCCTCCGCCATGGCTGATAATCCATTTATCCAAACTTATTATTCCCCGGACCCGGCTCCGGTTGTTTTTGGTGATACCCTTTGCTCCTATTCCGGTAATGACGAAGGCGGTTCCTTCTTTACCATGCACGGTTGGCGTGTTTCCTGTACTACCGATATGGTGAACTGGACCGACATGAACACCCTGATCCTTGAAGCTGGCGACTTTAACGGTAGCGCTAAGAAGAATAGCGACTGGGCCGCCCAGGTTATCCGTCGTAAAAATGCGGAAGGTGTTTACAAGTATTACTACTACGTAACCGTGGAATCTACCCGCGGTGGCCGCGCCATTAACGTGGCTGTTTCCGATTACAAGGAAGGCCCCTTTAAGGACGCCTTGAATGGCAAGCATTTGGCTGGTCCCAACTGGGACTACATCGATCCCACCGTATGGATTGACGATGACGGCCAGGCTTACCTCTACTGGGGTAACCCCAAGCTTTACTATTGCCCTCTCAAGGACAACATGATCGAATGTGACGGTAAGGAAAAGGTCACCGACATGGCTTCCTTTAACGGCAAGTATACCGAAGGTCCGTGGATTCACAAGCGCGGCAACAAGTATTACATGATTTACGCCGCCGGCGGCATTCCGGAATCCATTGACTACTCCTGGAGTGATTCTCCCACCGGACCGTGGGAATACAAGGGTGTGATTATGCCCAGTGCCGAACCGGGTTCTGCATTTACGGTTCATTCCGGTATTGTGGATTTCAAGGGCCGCAGCTTCTTCTTCTATCATAACCAGCGTCGCGTTCCCAGCGCAGGCGGCTATTCCCGTACTTCTGCTGTAGAAGAATTTACCTGGGGTGCCGATGGTACCATTCCCACCATCCGCATGACAGACGAAGGCGTTACCAAGCCTATCAAGAATCTGGATCCGTATACCCGCGTAGAAGCCGAAACTAAGGCCTGGGTCGAAGGCATTACTGTGGATAAGGCTGGTGGCTACACCATTATCAAGAATGTGGATGCTGAAGGCAAGACTGTATTCCTTACCAACATGAATGCTGGTTCCTGGACTAAGGTTCGTTCTGTGGATATGAGCGATGGTGCCGACAATATCGTGGTTTGCACTAAGGGCGGTTCCGGTAAGATTGAACTACATTCCGGTTCTGCAACAGGCCCGCTGATGTCTACCATCGACGTTCCTGCAAGTTCCGATTGGCAGGAAAATTCTTTCCCTGTAACAGGCGCTGATGGCGTTGCTGACCTGTATTTCGTATTTAAATCCGGTAACTTCAAGTTTGACTACTGGTATATGGAAAGCACCGCACAGGCTGTTCCCCAGGAACCGTTCAATGGCAAGGCTTTCGCAATTCCTGGCATTATTCAGGCTGAAGAATTCGATAAGCCGGGCAAGGGCCGCGGAAATCAGTCTTTCAGCGACAAGGATGCTGAAAATCATGGCGATGGCGACATGCGTAAGGACGACGCGCCTGCAGTTGATCTTTACAAGAAGTCTGGCGACCGCGTAGTTGTAGGTTACATTCAGGAAGGTGAATGGCTGGAATACACCATAGATGTTGCAGAAAAGGGTGATTACACCATGTTTGCCGCAGTTGCATCTGATGGAGGCTCCAAATTCAAGCTTTCCCTGGATGGAGATGATATTACCTCTGACATTGAAGTTCCTGCTGCCAAGAAGGAAGAAGGTGCCGAACAGAATTTTGACGACTATAGCAAGGTTCAGGCTAACGTTACACTCCCTGCTGGTAAGCATATCCTTCGCTTTACCGCAACCGCTGACTGGTTTGACGTAGACTATTTCAACTTCGAGAGCGGTAAGGATGCCGAAGATAAAGCTCCCATCGGTTCTAACACTGAACCTGGTGAAGAACTTGCGATTGCCAAGGTTAAGGGCGTTTTCGATATGAACGCAACTTACCATGTGTTTGATATGCAGGGCAAAAAGCTTGGAATTGTACGTAGCAACGGTATGCCGATTTCTGCGGCCATGATGCAGGCTGGTTTTGTCAAGGGTGTATACATGGTCCGTGGGGTTACCAGCAAGAAGTCTCAGCTGGTGAACTTAAAATAA